From Triticum urartu cultivar G1812 chromosome 2, Tu2.1, whole genome shotgun sequence, a single genomic window includes:
- the LOC125539940 gene encoding uncharacterized protein LOC125539940, with protein sequence MGKGDREKEAKRRRRGRSSKRSRNATPSSDSDSSPSPDSSPSRSPGPRSRSNSKPEKSSSSRRRRHHHKSSGRSRSSRDDDRHRHRQRRRDERARHSSDGSDLSGSGSDDSGWMEEAQEIVRGILSEFPAITSELRQLLQMIDSGEGIDISGISDKPLVKRLKKLFRSLKLKESANGAYLLSAKGVPTLDVVGPVLEASAKHGNDPNETVAQNRQQVPLPNFDVQNKDDIPPEDGGKVDREEDTPIKRVIGPAMPSRELLAAAAEMTEALRCRDAELEADDGFLIGPPPPAMVAEAASANEAERFEEVTRILGADADALYDVLGINWKMSSDNIKKRYWKLSLLVHPDKCPHPSAQEAFVKLNNAFKDLQDPQKRGAIDEKIQKKEEMEQFEVELKAMREAAEWRRLQGISLEGDEELLAVPKQPEAPPTRDEWMTTLPPERKAGVPMHSTTAFSMNGKEGRGDTSAWTDSPLDRAQKAQQNYLEAYNKAKAIADGHEEQGKSANASLVDKYNSSKRSVSLVQKHRESKKEKKKQKQQRGKEEWEENHPWKPWDREKDLTAGRQNVALDPENTAQGLSSRFSSGAVQRNFL encoded by the exons ATGGGAAAGGGTGACAGGGAGAAGGAAGCGAAGCGCCGACGACGCGGCCGCAGCAGCAAGAGATCGCGCAATGCCACACCCTCTTCGGACTCTGATTCTTCCCCTTCGCCGGACTCCTCTCCTAGCCGCAGCCCTGGGCCCCGGAGTCGCAGTAACAGCAAACCTGAAAAGTCGTCCTCTTCTCGTCGCCGCCGCCATCACCATAAGAGCAGCGGCCGCTCACGCAGTTCCCGGGACGATGATAGACATCGTCACCGGCAGAGGCGCCGGGATGAGCGTGCCCGTCACAGCAGCGATGGCAGCGACCTGTCGGGATCAGGCTCAGATGATTCAGGATGGATGGAGGAGGCGCAGGAAATCGTCCGTGGCATTCTCAGTGAATTCCCTGCCATCACCAGCGAGCTTCGTCAG CTTCTCCAAATGATAGATAGTGGTGAAGGCATTGATATTTCCGGAATTTCTGACAAGCCATTGGTGAAGCGTTTGAAGAAACTTTTCAGATCCCTGAAATTGAAAGAAAGTGCAAATGGAGCTTACTTGCTTTCAGCAAAAGGTGTTCCTACCCTTGATGTTGTTGGACCAGTATTAGAAGCAAGTGCCAAACATGGAAATGATCCAAATGAAACTGTGGCACAAAATAGACAACAAGTACCGTTGCCTAACTTTGACGTACAAAATAAAGATGACATCCCTCCTGAAGATGGAGGAAAAGTTGACCGGGAAGAGGACACCCCTATAAAGAG GGTAATTGGTCCTGCAATGCCATCACGTGAATTACTAGCTGCAGCAGCCGAAATGACAGAGGCTCTTAGGTGCCG GGATGCTGAATTGGAAGCTGATGATGGATTTCTTATAGGTCCTCCACCACCAGCCATGGTCGCTGAAGCTGCATCTGCAAATGAAGCCGAGCGATTCGAAGAG GTTACTCGAATATTGGGCGCTGATGCAGATGCACTCTATGATGTTCTGGGCATAAATTGGAAGATGTCGTCTGATAACATCAAGAAAAG GTATTGGAAGCTATCTCTTTTAGTGCATCCGGACAAGTGCCCTCATCCTTCAGCACAGGAGGCTTTTGTGAAATTGAACAATGCCTTTAAAGACTTACAAGACCCTCAAAAG AGAGGCGCAATAGATGAGAAGATACAAAAGAAAGAAGAGATGGAACAATTCGAG gTTGAGCTTAAAGCAATGCGCGAGGCTGCAGAATGGAGACGATTACAAG GTATATCTCTTGAAGGCGATGAAGAACTTTTGGCAGTTCCGAAACAGCCAGAGGCACCACCTACACGAGACGAATGGATGACTACATTGCCACCTGAAAGAAAA GCTGGAGTACCAATGCATTCAACTACGGCATTTAGCATGAATGGCAAAGAAGGACGTGGTGACACAAGTGCATGGACAGATAGTCCACTTGATAGAGCCCAGAAAGCACAGCAGAA CTACTTAGAAGCCTACAACAAAGCAAAGGCAATTGCAGATGGACATGAAGAGCAGGGCAAAAGCGCAAATGCTTCTCTTGTGGATAAATACAACTCCTCCAAGCGGTCGGTATCTCTTGTGCAGAAGCACCGAGAGAGCAAAAAGGAGAAAAAAAAGCAGAAGCAACAACGAGGGAAGGAAGAATGGGAGGAGAACCACCCATGGAAGCCGTGGGACCGTGAGAAAGACTTGACCGCTGGGCGGCAAAATGTGGCTTTGGATCCAGAGAACACGGCACAAGGATTGTCGTCCCGTTTCTCATCTGGAGCTGTGCAGAGGAACTTCCTGTGA